The following nucleotide sequence is from Populus trichocarpa isolate Nisqually-1 chromosome 11, P.trichocarpa_v4.1, whole genome shotgun sequence.
CTTCctcatttgttttagtttgctttttataaggttatcttggtTTCATGACCCGAGACGTGAGTTTGATTAGTTAACATGAGTTGActttgatcattttttaaattatttcttttaattaattttattttatttttttgcaattttttccttcaacattaattgggaattgtgtttcataatttattttgatttgctttttatgaggttttaTCAACCTCGTAACCCGGGTCATGGGTTTGGTAGCTTGTCTCGGTCTTATTACTCATGTCATGAGTTTGATGGATAGACTCTAGTTGttttttgtatctttattttattttattcaatttcatccatcaccatgggttgattgagaattgagttttataatttgttttctatgatgtTATCTTAACCTCATGACTTGGGTTGCAAATTTGGCAGATTAACTTAGGttgaattaagttattttttagatcatttttttaattgatttttttttattttatcattcaacattaagttcATAGGAAATTAggcataatttgttttaattttttattatgtatggTTATTATATTCTCATGACTAGAATTGtggatttgaaaagttaaactcaaatcaatccaatatgttgttgttctaatatcttataaaaaatatgtcatcttgaatttttttagttaaactagGTGTCTGGATTGTTTTTGAACTCATCAAGTTGACCGGATCACATCGAGTCAACCTTTATATtgttcaaggttttttttactagaaaaaatgTTAGTAATtcatgaaacatttttttactttaagaaAATTGATCTAACCCACAGTATAACGCTGATAAATTATCAAGTTTCAACCATACTTGCACACTTTAACatcctttcttcctttttattagtttttacaTATAAGCAATTTGAAGATAGGTTACTTGGAAATTTCATGGTGCTTAAACTATACTAATAATATCCTATAAATTACAGTATGGTTCCATTAACTAATACACCATATTAATTTCTAGTTTTGACGTGGATGACTAGAAAAGGAAGGGTTGATATGAGCTATCAAATCTTCTTCTAGTTTTGATgtggataacaaaaaaaaaaaacttaatattagcaatcaaacttttaatttagaaaaggATCTAAATAATCAAAAATcaaaggagagaaaagaaagaaaatatatatatatatatatatatatatatatatatatatatatatgaaaataaggGAATAAAAGTTTATTATGCTTTCCAAATAATGTAATTATGACCAGTAAGAAATCAAAACTacccatgtaaaaaaaaaaatttcaatttccaaaaaataaatttacccaATAAATAGTATTCTAAAATCCCTATAGATTGTGTTGTATATACACAAAATAcaagttttcttcatttttaaccCTTGTAAATGCAAGAAGAATGGATTTTATTTGTACATTCTATAGCCCTAGCTTCTTCTTCATCCTCTTGGCAAACCCCACATACCTCTCATTCTCCATCAATTAACAAACTCTACAATCCTATAAGCACCCCCATCAAGTTGTAAACTTAGATAGAAGTTTGAGAATATAATTCATATGActtttaaaattctattttttataactttttttctttgaaaattgatatttatgtGGGTGATCTGGATTTCTTATTATCATGATTAtattctttgaaaaatataataattctttatttaataattttctcaactttttttctGTGATTATTTGGCTCATCTTTCTAAATTAAGATTTGACTATCCATATCAAGTTTTACTTTTATGATCATccacattaaaatttaaaaataatatggtaTATTAGTTAATGAGATCAAGCTGTAATTTATAGGATACCGCtaattaaaacttgaatataataaaatttattgtttcttaTTGTATCGAGatagaaaagacaataaaaattgAGACAAATAAGACATGTTTCTTCaatctttctaattttaaaatgataaaaaaacacattctaaaattattttaaaaatatatttatttttatttctcggTTTGTATCCATTTAACCAAGCATATttctatcatatatatatatatatatatatatatatatatatatatggaaataaGTTTTCATGAATTGAATTAGGAACTAGCtggaaaaaaatctattaattgGTCATATTCATTGTATTGtagtttaattatgaatttgaattaaatttacttttgGGAATAtgaaataacatattatttatatataactaatattaaatatatataataaaatataataaaaagcttaaaaaataaaccaacaaTTAGAATTCAGATCtcattaatttaacaatatatattcatagagtttttttttttgttttttaatactcATCTTTACTACTTAAATATACATTAAACCCACTTCcctcaaaatcaaaattcagtaattcatgagaattttaattatgaagtAATATCCTCCCATTCGGACCCTTATGTAAGGGTGTAtttgtgagaaaaaaacatattaaacaaccaaaaaaaatcattttttttattttattttcactctatCAAATCCTTGGTGcgtatttttatgatttgtttgtttttgcatttcaaaaacgtttttgaataaatttaaatttttttttattctaaattaatatttttaaattattttaatgtgataatatcaaaaattatttttaaaaattaaaaaataattattttaatatatttttaaataaaaaatatttttaaaaaacaactaccataaaataaataataagtgaAAACGGCGGCTCCTCAcgcaattttaaaataaaaatacacaaaataataaaagaataaaaataactgTCATTAGCTCTGTCTTTGTCTGTCTAACACAATATCAAGAGTGTACCTCTTCTCCTTGTAGCACAtcctgcctgcctgcctgcaGCTGCTGCTCTTTTTCTCTGCATTCTTTagattctcttctctctctcacaaaatcatataaaaaaacctcacttttctcttttcaccaaaaaaaataatctcaaaatctctttttttttcttagcttgCTGTAACGGTCAGTAATTCTCTCAAACAGTTTCCCTTTCTCTGCCAACGAAGCAAACAGGTAATGAATATttttgaactcgaaaatgggAGGAAAACTTCTTACGTTTCTTAAGAGAATGtgtctttgcttttcttttttccatttctgATCTGGGGTTTTTgagttcttctttcttttgaacCAAACAGATCATAAATGTGttgtgtgtttgtgtttttggtttgaATATAATTGGACTGGTGTATAAAAGTTTGTGTACAAACATTGAATGGTTTAAAGATGCTGTCTTTTTGGAGTAAGTCTTTGTTAATCATACAGGTCAGACTGAGTTAATGTTTTGcgatttacaagcatttatcaagttgtattttttattatgcttttCAATGCAAATCCTATCTCAGTAATCTAAATTAAGGCCACGATTTAATGTGTGTTAAATAGTTTTGCttgcttctctttttcttcaacttttatCTTTGTGGCTTCCTCTTTTTGAACTTTATTCAAGAAGGAATTCAAGTTTTTATGAAGTACGGATggtgggtttttcttcttctttttagttataaaattgggtttcgttttgttttctttgcttgtttAGTGAATGATTATGTGTTAATGATGCTTAATTAAGGACAAATTGGAAAATGGGTTCCTTACGTAGTGTAGACATATTGTATCAGTTTTTACAAGGTAGACTATTCAGGCTGAATGCAGAGTTGTTGTTTCTCTgtcttttttaacaatttaatacTAGTCTGCAAATTGACTTGTATTTTTAGTTAAacagaattataaatttgactACCCTTTTGTTATTAATTCCATGATTTGCTAGCATATAAATTTCAAGGAAATCTATTGTTAAAAATGATAATTGAAAGGTCAGATTCAAGAATCTGTTAACTACTGACGTAACTATAGAAAATGTGTGTATATTGCTCTGTTTGACTTCTTGTTATAAGATGCAAAGTGGCGTGATTTTCTTTAACACTgaccaagattttcttttttgcagATGTATCAATGCATTGGAGAATTCAATAGCAAATAGTGAAATAGAACACAAAAATGGAGTCATCAGGGTTGATTATTGGGATTTCAATTGGGGTGGTGATTGGAGTGTTTTTGGCTATTTTAGCGCTGTTTTGTTTGAGGTACCATAGAAAGCGGTCGCAGATTGGAAGTAGCAGTTCTAGGAGGGCGGCGAAGATCCCTATCCGGGCTAATGGTGCAGATGCATGTACTGTTATGTCTGACTCGACCATTGATCCAGAGTCACCTGTGAAAGCCGGAAGAAACAGGGTGCCCTTGTGGCTGGAAGGATTTAAGAGGAGTAATGTGGTTTCAGTTTCTGGGATACCTGAGTTTTCTTACAAGTATGTTTTTCTCTAATCTGTTTCGGTGATGACCTATCTGTTGATTTTGAATGAAATTACTTTTTGGTTATACATATGATAGAGTGATGAGGCTGATTGCAATTGAGTGACCTGATCATAATTATTATGATGTTAGAGTTTGTTTTCTGCGTATTGGCTCCAGCACATGTAGAAGGTCCTGTGCTGCTTGGAACAGTTGATGATGGTGAATGGATAATTGTGCATCAAATTTAGAGTCTTCAAAATGATCTGATTTGAAGGTCAACTATACCTGCAAATAGCTTATTTTGGGGGTCTAAGATAGAAGGAGAAACTACTGGAGCTTTTTAAGTTCAGAATGTGTTTAATATCTGATTATTAATCTCTTGATGTAGAGGATGGCTTGAATGCTTTGTATGGGTTTAACCTCCTGATGTGTTGTTATGTGTGTTGCAACAGAATTACATTTGAGTAGGATATGCAATCTCTTTAATCTATAACTGTGGCATTttgttatgtgtgtgtgtgtgtgtgtgtttttttttctttctttagatTCATGATTAAATTTTGTTCTTGGTGTTATCGTGCAGGGATCTACAAAAAGCAACCTATAATTTTACAACACTAATAGGACAAGGAGCATTTGGTCCTGTTTATAAAGCTCAGATTACAACGGATGAGACTGTTGCTGTTAAAGTGCTTGCAACTGATTCTAAGCAAGGGGAGAAAGAATTTCAGACGGAGGTATTGCTGGTTATCAATTTCACTTTCATGCTCATATTGGTTTATTACTGTTACTTCAAGTTGCTATTGGCATGTGTCTTCAACATTAGCATACACGTGTTACATCAAGCCTGATTCAAGAAATGACAACTGGCACAAACATATCTTGAACAGAACTGGATCTGGTTTCTGAACAGTTTCTTTAATTATCTGGGTAAGGTATGACTAAATTTATTTCCCCTTTTGTTTGACTTCTAATGGCATGCTAGTCAACAGATGGGGAAGTTTTTAATGAAGTTTTGTAATGAGTGGAAAGGAAATACCATAAACATCACAGAAAGAGCTGCACGCATAaatggtgaaaaataatttactctGCTTTGCACATGATTTATGGACAGAAATTTTGGAGTGTGATGAAATCAAGAGAGTCAGCCAATTGtaaaattatgttctttttagGAAATAAGTTATACCCAGGTCATAAATAAGAAATTCTTCACTCTGGAGGACAATTGTTCTTGTTTTGCTCCTACTGCATGAAGTTTGATGTGTCACTGTTTCATTGATTGACTCACTTGTTTCTGTAGACATTTTTCTGCTATCATATTGTTCATTGCTTTTaacctttcaattttgttttaattatgttcaGGTTATGCTATTGGGCAGGTTGCATCACAGAAACCTTGTGAACTTGGTTGGATATTGTGCAGAAAAGGGCCAGCATATGCTTATATATGTCTATATGAGTGAAGGCAGCTTGGCTTCTCATTTATACAGTAAGTTGACATCAATTTTGTGTATGGTAGAAATACACACACAAACTTTCTGGAAGCTGTAGTCAGATAAACATCTGTGTCTCAGATTGCAAGTAAAATAGTTGCACTTTGATTGACCATCACTTTGTTACAGAGATCAGTGTTTGTGTCACTTGTAAAGCTCAGGTATGACAGATTTCAGCAATTGGAAATTGCCTGTCACTCTCTAGGAGAGCTCTAGCTAAATAAACTGGAACATACCATTGTGGCCTTTTTTGTAGTTGTCTATCCTGTAGCAAGGATCAAGAACCACCATCAAGAGATTTCATTGTGGTGATTGTGAAAAGTGACTGTTTTCTTCTTCACGCAGGAGAAGACCTCAAACCATTGAACTGGGATTTGAGGGTTTGTATTGCTTTAGATGTAGCAAGGGGCTTGGAGTATCTCCATAATGgggtaaattttctttttatgcggACTATTTTGTGTGCATGCATGTCCTCCATGGTAATAAAacttcttcattattttatccatgagaaatttactattttctatatattatgCTGCAGGCAGTTCCTCCTGTGATTCACCGGGACATTAAATCTTCCAACATTCTGTTGGATCAGTGCATGAGAGCCAGGGTATGTCCACTGTGTATTACAAAAACTTTGCCTTGTGAGAAATTACAGTAAAGTTTCATCCAATGTTgtgaatattaaagaaaaacttagTTTAATTCAATGTGTGCAATCAtggttgtttttcttctatCAACAAGTGTTAGGTTCTCATGCTAATTTCATACTCCTGTTCATGTTGGTTCAAGTAGGTAGCTGATTTTGGGCTTTCAAGAGAAGAGATGGTGGACAAACATGCAGCCAATATAAGGGGAACTTTTGGGTATCTTGATCCTGAATATATATCTTCAAGGACGTTCACAAAGAAAAGTGATGTCTACAGCTATGGAGTGTTGCTCTTTGAGCTTATAGCTGGCAGAAATCCTCAACAAGGTCTTCTGGAATATGTTGAACTTGTAAGTCTCAACAACTCTTTCTCAAGTGGATGGTTAACTTCAAATGCAACAATCAAATTGAAACTTTTGCCGAAGTTCAGATGGTTTTTCTATGTAACTTATTTATTTCAACATCCATTCATTGGATATTGGTTTTTTAATGCACAAACTATGCCCTCACTTGTGACGGAGACTAAGAATACTTCCAAATAGGTAACACTAACAGCTTTCCCTTGAATAAGAATTAATTGGAAAAGAATGCTAACATTGAAGGGTCTTAAACTAGCTGTTATTTGTTATACTTCATCATGAACTGTTTTCAATTCCTTGTGTAACCTTCTCCATTGCATTTCAGAACAATGTCTGCTCTCATTTGAAAAGAGAGGTCATGTTAGCTTCTGTTGGTCCAGTGGATATCTACTTCagtcttttccttttctgtttgtAGTTTAAAACCGTTTTTCTAATATGATGAACAGGCTGCAATGAATACTGAGGGAAAAGTTGGGTGGGAGGAAATTGTTGATTCACGTCTGGATGGGAAATTTGATGTTCAAGAGCTCAATGAAGTGGCAGTTCTAGCATATAAATGCGTCAACCGTGCCCCAAGAAAACGGCCTTCCATGCGAGACATTGTGCAAGTTCTTTCCAGGATCCTCAAATTGAGGCACAATAAGAAGCATCACAAGAAGTCCCTTTCTGCCACCACAGCGGACGAAGTTTCCATTGATATGGACCAACAAGAAATCAGAACTCCTCTCTCTGAACACCACCACCGAAGAGAGGAGTCAGTTGACAGTGCTGACACTGGTGAAGTATAGAGATGATTTTAAACAATTTGTTCATTCGGGACAGCccatggttttggttttggtttgtgATATATACATGCAGTTCAAAAGGAGCTAGGCGAGCAGATTTGTAGTTATGgggtttttttccctcttctgAGTTAGAAGAGTAGAGGATACATTCAGTTTGTTTAtaggtttcttcttttttgtaaaataactaGATCCCTTCTTTCTCTTTCGCTTTGATAAAAAGACATCCATGATTTTGTACATTAATACTATGAATCATGAATGAAAATGCAAGGAAAATAACACCTCTTTTCCTTGAGCTGTGTTCACATTTCCCTTGAAAGTGTCAGCGCCATGTTATGAAATGCTCTTGGATCATAGTCAGAATTACTAGGCTTGTGCCCATCTATTTTTGGGATGAATCATTACTTTTTAAACAATGAATCAGAAACAGGGCCAAGAAAGCCACCATTTCATTACGAAGAACAAGAAACAGCATCGTTGATCAGACAAACATCATCTGCTGACAAAACAAACGCTATCTTTCGTTACCCATCTATTCAGtgtcaaaaacaaaacaggCCAGAGCGTGACCAAGTAGTAGCAGAAGAAAAAATGGCAACCAGAGCGTGACCAAGTAGTAGCAGAAGAAAAAATGGCAACCAGAGCGTGACCAGGAAGAAGAAATGGCAGCAATGGCTGCACTTCAAAGCTCAATGTCCTCTCTAtcaccctcctcctcctccaactcaTTCTTTGGCCAACGCCTATCACTTCCTTCTCTCTCCCCTCTAAAAGTAGGCTGCAATCTTCTCTAATTTCTTTccactggtttttttttcatatatatttttaatgctcTTGAATTTTGATAGGCGgttgattatttatgtttgataactTGTAAAGAGATTGTTTTACGCAGATTTCGTATGCTATACTAAAATGGATCTTGCTTAAATTGGAATTTAATTGTTCTTTCAGTAGTTGGTCAATAACTTCATAGCCAAAGACTATAAATCTTCGTGATTTTACTTCTGAGACTGCATTtcttttttgagattttgaatgTTAATGGTAATTTCCACTTGGGTTTTGGCTAAagtgaaaaaattgaagtttgatTATTATATGCACATGCTACAATTCTTCTTCTGCTAGCTGTCTTGCGCACACTGCACTGTCAATGGCTAATACTGTACTCTTCATTCCTGGTGTCCTAACAATACCCCCTCAATCGAAGAGTTCTTTACCTCAAGAATCCATAACAAAATCTGGGAACTGCATGCTTAATTCCTCTAGGTCTTCCCATATGTTGCCTCTTCATGAACATGTGAGACTATTTAACCAATGCCATAACAACAACCTTGCTCCTTTACTTCTGTTTCTAAGAATTTCTCCTTTTCATCCTCCCTTCCCTCAATCAAATGAATCCCTTTAACACTACATTTATGTCCAGGTACAAATTTATCG
It contains:
- the LOC7454398 gene encoding calcium/calmodulin-regulated receptor-like kinase 1 — translated: MESSGLIIGISIGVVIGVFLAILALFCLRYHRKRSQIGSSSSRRAAKIPIRANGADACTVMSDSTIDPESPVKAGRNRVPLWLEGFKRSNVVSVSGIPEFSYKDLQKATYNFTTLIGQGAFGPVYKAQITTDETVAVKVLATDSKQGEKEFQTEVMLLGRLHHRNLVNLVGYCAEKGQHMLIYVYMSEGSLASHLYREDLKPLNWDLRVCIALDVARGLEYLHNGAVPPVIHRDIKSSNILLDQCMRARVADFGLSREEMVDKHAANIRGTFGYLDPEYISSRTFTKKSDVYSYGVLLFELIAGRNPQQGLLEYVELAAMNTEGKVGWEEIVDSRLDGKFDVQELNEVAVLAYKCVNRAPRKRPSMRDIVQVLSRILKLRHNKKHHKKSLSATTADEVSIDMDQQEIRTPLSEHHHRREESVDSADTGEV